Proteins from one Erysipelothrix larvae genomic window:
- the atpE gene encoding ATP synthase F0 subunit C yields MDNVSIGKGLVAIAAALSVMTGIFSTIGQGYVAAKAVEAVGKNPEANNEIRTMLMLGAGLAETAAIYGMLIAFLLIFAY; encoded by the coding sequence ATGGATAATGTAAGTATTGGAAAAGGATTGGTTGCAATTGCTGCAGCTTTATCAGTTATGACCGGAATATTTTCGACGATAGGTCAAGGGTATGTTGCGGCAAAAGCCGTTGAAGCGGTTGGGAAGAATCCAGAGGCAAATAACGAAATTAGGACCATGTTAATGCTTGGTGCTGGATTGGCAGAGACTGCTGCAATATATGGTATGTTAATCGCATTTCTATTAATTTTTGCTTATTAA